From Larus michahellis chromosome 5, bLarMic1.1, whole genome shotgun sequence, the proteins below share one genomic window:
- the SRD5A3 gene encoding polyprenal reductase: MLGVLAAGWALLAAAFLAALLLLLWRAGRPGGSVSGLFQDLIRYGKTKSGGGQRPAWLRLLQVPKRWFTHFYVVSVLWNGFLLIWLFQAEFLGVSLPSWIQHMHHALGRDSQSEDTDCEHFSVLLVLLLLWLHSCRRLAECLWTSIFSNCVIHIVQYCFGLAYYVAVGSTVLCQVPTNVRNGKELSMQICWYHFVGVMMYIWASLHQHRCLVILANLRKSKSGKVISLSHSVPSGDWFERVSCPHYFAELLIYVSMAVTFGFHNATWWCVVMYVLFNQALAAVLCHEFYQKNFSSYPKHRKAFIPFVF; the protein is encoded by the exons ATGCTGGGGGTGCTGGCCGCTGGCTGGGCCCTGCTGGCCGCCGCCTTCCTGGcggctctcctgctgctgctatgGAGAGCCGGGCGGCCCGGCGGCTCCGTCTCCGGCCTCTTCCAGGATCTCATCCGCTACGGGAAGACGAagagcggcggcgggcagcgcccggCCTGGCTGCGACTCCTCCAGGTGCCCAagag GTGGTTTACGCACTTTTATGTGGTTTCTGTGCTCTGGAATGGCTTTCTGCTGATCTGGCTTTTCCAAGCTGAGTTCCTTGGAGTGTCACTCCCATCGTGGATCCAGCACATGCACCATGCTCTTGGCAGAGATTCTCAGAGCGAGGACACGG ATTGTGAGCACTTCTCTGTGCTCCTGGTTCTCCTGCTGCTTTGGCTGCATAGCTGTCGAAGACTTGCAGAATGCCTCTGGACCAGCATATTTTCCAACTGCGTCATTCATATCGTGCAGTATTGCTTTGGACTTGCTTACTACGTGGCCGTTGGCTCAACTGTGCTATGTCAAGTGCCTACTAACGTCAGGAATG GAAAAGAGCTTTCTATGCAGATCTGCTGGTATCACTTTGTAGGAGTTATGATGTACATTTGGGCCTCTCTCCACCAACACAGATGCCTTGTGATTCTAGCTAATCTTAGAAAAAGTAAATCAG gAAAGGTCATAAGTCTGAGCCACAGTGTACCTTCCGGAGACTGGTTTGAGAGAGTTTCTTGCCCTCATTATTTTGCAGAACTCCTGATATATGTATCTATGGCCGTCACGTTTGGATTTCACAACGCGACGTGGTGGTGTGTAGTGATGTACGTTCTTTTTAACCAGGCACTGGCTGCTGTTTTGTGTCACGAGTTCTACCAGAAAAACTTCAGCTCCTACCCAAAGCATCGAAAAGCATTTATACCATTTgttttttag
- the TMEM165 gene encoding putative divalent cation/proton antiporter TMEM165 isoform X1 encodes MASPPFPPPLWRAAALLMAAALLLTAPAGLSAAPEEESGRKKEPPPAPAAQGAEPRAEKGSSPVAPVHIVNEESADKTNLGFIHAFVAAISVIIVSELGDKTFFIAAIMAMRYNRLTVLAGAMLALGLMTCLSVLFGYATTVIPRVYTYYVSTALFAIFGIRMLREGLKMSPDEGQEELEEVQAEIKKKDEELQRTKLLNGPGDVESGPGTTIPQKKWLHFISPIFVQAFTLTFLAEWGDRSQLTTIVLAAREDPYGVAVGGTVGHCLCTGLAVIGGRMIAQKISVRTVTIIGGIVFLAFAFSALFISPDSGF; translated from the exons ATGGCCTCGCCGCCGTTCCCGCCGCCGCTCTGGCGGGCCGCTGCGCTGCTGATGGCGGCTGCGCTGCTGCTGACGGCCCCAGCGGGGCTGAGCGCCGCTCCGGAGGAAGAGTCCGGAAGGAAGAAGGAACCGCCGCCAGCGCCGGCGGCGCAGGGAGCCGAACCGCGGGCTGAG AAGGGATCGTCACCAGTTGCTCCAGTTCACATTGTCAACGAAGAGTCAGCTGACAAGACTAATTTGGGCTTTATTCATGCATTTGTGGCTGCTATTTCAGTCATCATCGTCTCCGAACTGGGGGATAAGACTTTCTTCATTGCAGCCATCATGGCAATGCGGTACAACCGTTTGACTGTACTAGCTGGTGCTATGCTTGCCTTGGGACTGATGACGTGTTTATCAG ttttgtttggctATGCCACCACAGTTATTCCTCGTGTGTACACATACTATGTGTCAACGGCACTGTTTGCCATTTTTGGCATCCGAATGCTTCGGGAAGGCTTGAAAATGAGTCCGGATGAGGgtcaggaagagctggaggaagttcaagcagaaattaaaaaaaaagacgagGAA CTTCAGAGAACTAAACTGTTAAATGGGCCAGGAGATGTGGAATCAGGGCCGGGAACCACAATACCTCAGAAGAAGTGGCTACATTTTATTTCTCCAATCTTTGTGCAAGCTTTTACTTTGACGTTTTTAGCAGAATGGGGTGATCGTTCCCAATTAACAACCATAGTCTTGGCCGCCAGAGAG GACCCCTATGGTGTGGCAGTAGGAGGAACAGTGGGACATTGCCTGTGCACTGGTTTAGCAGTTATTGGAGGGAGAATGATAGCACAAAAAATTTCTGTTAGGACTG tgacaaTCATAGGAGGCATTGTCTTCTTagcatttgcattttctgcaCTATTTATAAGTCCAGACTCTGGTTTTTAA
- the TMEM165 gene encoding putative divalent cation/proton antiporter TMEM165 isoform X2 has protein sequence MASPPFPPPLWRAAALLMAAALLLTAPAGLSAAPEEESGRKKEPPPAPAAQGAEPRAEGSSPVAPVHIVNEESADKTNLGFIHAFVAAISVIIVSELGDKTFFIAAIMAMRYNRLTVLAGAMLALGLMTCLSVLFGYATTVIPRVYTYYVSTALFAIFGIRMLREGLKMSPDEGQEELEEVQAEIKKKDEELQRTKLLNGPGDVESGPGTTIPQKKWLHFISPIFVQAFTLTFLAEWGDRSQLTTIVLAAREDPYGVAVGGTVGHCLCTGLAVIGGRMIAQKISVRTVTIIGGIVFLAFAFSALFISPDSGF, from the exons ATGGCCTCGCCGCCGTTCCCGCCGCCGCTCTGGCGGGCCGCTGCGCTGCTGATGGCGGCTGCGCTGCTGCTGACGGCCCCAGCGGGGCTGAGCGCCGCTCCGGAGGAAGAGTCCGGAAGGAAGAAGGAACCGCCGCCAGCGCCGGCGGCGCAGGGAGCCGAACCGCGGGCTGAG GGATCGTCACCAGTTGCTCCAGTTCACATTGTCAACGAAGAGTCAGCTGACAAGACTAATTTGGGCTTTATTCATGCATTTGTGGCTGCTATTTCAGTCATCATCGTCTCCGAACTGGGGGATAAGACTTTCTTCATTGCAGCCATCATGGCAATGCGGTACAACCGTTTGACTGTACTAGCTGGTGCTATGCTTGCCTTGGGACTGATGACGTGTTTATCAG ttttgtttggctATGCCACCACAGTTATTCCTCGTGTGTACACATACTATGTGTCAACGGCACTGTTTGCCATTTTTGGCATCCGAATGCTTCGGGAAGGCTTGAAAATGAGTCCGGATGAGGgtcaggaagagctggaggaagttcaagcagaaattaaaaaaaaagacgagGAA CTTCAGAGAACTAAACTGTTAAATGGGCCAGGAGATGTGGAATCAGGGCCGGGAACCACAATACCTCAGAAGAAGTGGCTACATTTTATTTCTCCAATCTTTGTGCAAGCTTTTACTTTGACGTTTTTAGCAGAATGGGGTGATCGTTCCCAATTAACAACCATAGTCTTGGCCGCCAGAGAG GACCCCTATGGTGTGGCAGTAGGAGGAACAGTGGGACATTGCCTGTGCACTGGTTTAGCAGTTATTGGAGGGAGAATGATAGCACAAAAAATTTCTGTTAGGACTG tgacaaTCATAGGAGGCATTGTCTTCTTagcatttgcattttctgcaCTATTTATAAGTCCAGACTCTGGTTTTTAA